In one Trichlorobacter lovleyi SZ genomic region, the following are encoded:
- the gspG gene encoding type II secretion system major pseudopilin GspG — translation MQRTVNNRRGFTLIEIMVVIVILALLAALVGPKIIGRSDDAKLADAKVQIRNLETALKLYKLDNGNYPTTEQGMQALLTKPTTGLIPKNYRQEGYLESKKLPTDPWGGDYIYLSPGEHGDYDLCSLGSDGVKGGEGKGADICNWNIQ, via the coding sequence ATGCAGAGAACAGTCAACAACCGGCGGGGTTTTACCCTGATAGAAATCATGGTGGTCATCGTCATACTGGCGCTTTTGGCAGCGCTGGTGGGCCCCAAGATCATCGGCAGATCTGATGATGCCAAGCTTGCCGACGCCAAGGTACAGATCCGTAATCTTGAAACCGCGCTCAAACTGTACAAGCTGGATAACGGCAACTACCCCACCACAGAGCAGGGGATGCAGGCGTTGTTGACCAAACCGACCACCGGGCTGATTCCCAAGAACTACCGCCAGGAAGGCTATCTGGAGAGTAAAAAGCTGCCGACAGACCCCTGGGGGGGCGACTACATCTACCTTTCCCCCGGTGAGCATGGCGATTATGATCTTTGCAGCCTTGGCAGTGACGGTGTCAAGGGGGGCGAAGGTAAAGGTGCCGATATCTGCAACTGGAACATCCAGTAA
- a CDS encoding type II secretion system protein GspJ → MTANNRRGFTLLELLIALAIATLVITAAYATLFSLNRAHEVASQGMEQRRVLRSTLDMLRRELASLRYFSDDSRLRFVVEDRDYFGKPASTLTFSTLAAPTPAPVSDQLRVRYRIDTSRERLSLTKASQDLLLEGDEPKAYPLLDELEGFLVECSDGNRWLKTWDTELTKAVPKLIRITIRLREGGQTVAYQATVKPRITSR, encoded by the coding sequence ATGACCGCAAATAACCGGCGCGGATTTACCCTGCTTGAACTGCTGATCGCCCTTGCAATTGCGACGCTGGTTATCACCGCAGCCTATGCAACACTGTTTTCTCTCAACCGGGCACATGAAGTTGCCTCCCAGGGTATGGAGCAGCGCCGGGTCCTGCGCTCCACCCTGGATATGCTCCGCCGTGAACTTGCGTCACTGCGCTATTTTTCGGACGACAGCCGTCTGCGCTTTGTGGTGGAAGACCGGGACTATTTTGGCAAGCCTGCCTCAACCCTGACATTCAGCACCCTGGCTGCCCCGACCCCAGCGCCGGTATCCGATCAGCTGCGTGTACGGTACCGCATCGACACCTCCCGGGAGCGGCTTAGCCTGACCAAAGCGAGCCAGGACCTGTTGCTGGAAGGGGATGAACCCAAGGCCTACCCCCTGCTGGACGAGCTGGAAGGATTTCTGGTGGAATGCTCGGATGGCAACCGTTGGCTGAAGACCTGGGATACTGAGCTGACCAAAGCCGTGCCCAAATTGATCCGGATTACCATCAGGCTGCGCGAAGGTGGCCAAACGGTAGCGTACCAGGCCACGGTCAAGCCGAGGATTACGTCACGATGA
- a CDS encoding prepilin-type N-terminal cleavage/methylation domain-containing protein yields MKSRASSGFTLLEVLVALALVAGVLTSSVVVFNRHLSLVVRDREETSAMLLCRAKLEEPGFLTSLKADGSFAPEYPDMTWKREELPSNYPGLRRFTLTVSWQQGRRNLTLVTYDRK; encoded by the coding sequence GTGAAGAGCCGGGCATCCAGCGGTTTTACCCTCCTTGAGGTACTGGTGGCCCTGGCGCTGGTGGCCGGTGTCCTGACCAGCTCCGTTGTGGTCTTTAACCGGCACCTTTCCCTGGTTGTGCGTGATCGGGAAGAGACCTCTGCCATGCTCTTGTGCCGGGCCAAGCTTGAAGAACCGGGCTTCCTCACGTCACTCAAGGCCGACGGTTCATTTGCCCCGGAATATCCGGACATGACCTGGAAACGTGAGGAGCTGCCCTCAAACTATCCGGGACTGCGCCGTTTTACGCTCACGGTCTCCTGGCAGCAGGGCCGCCGCAACCTGACCCTGGTGACCTATGACCGCAAATAA
- a CDS encoding prepilin-type N-terminal cleavage/methylation domain-containing protein has product MPISATGTSSKHTGQHGPTGMMRPLHAGFTLLELIVVLLLISLVTALIFPRLPSSQASDLRNSARQLAVLMRYLEERAVATKKTYYLRINLDDDRLSVSRKEPASSDTPQDDDPFLKRQPLVKGIRVSDITTDQLGTINTGEALISYGPGGRSAPLLLHLVAPDNSYFTIQALPVSGSIKVASGYQETIQ; this is encoded by the coding sequence GTGCCGATATCTGCAACTGGAACATCCAGTAAGCATACCGGACAGCACGGCCCCACCGGCATGATGCGGCCTTTGCACGCAGGTTTTACCCTGCTGGAACTGATTGTGGTGCTGCTGCTGATCTCATTGGTTACAGCACTTATATTTCCACGTCTGCCTTCAAGCCAGGCATCCGATCTGCGCAATTCAGCCCGTCAGTTGGCAGTCCTGATGCGCTATCTGGAAGAACGTGCCGTTGCAACCAAAAAGACCTACTATCTGCGTATCAACCTTGATGATGACCGTCTGAGCGTCAGCCGGAAAGAACCGGCCAGCAGCGATACCCCACAGGATGACGACCCATTCCTGAAACGTCAGCCGCTGGTAAAAGGTATCCGTGTCAGCGACATCACCACGGACCAGCTCGGCACGATCAATACCGGGGAGGCGTTGATCAGCTACGGCCCCGGCGGCCGTTCGGCTCCCCTGCTGCTGCATCTGGTCGCGCCCGACAACAGCTACTTCACCATTCAGGCACTGCCGGTCAGCGGCTCGATCAAGGTAGCATCAGGATACCAGGAGACGATCCAGTGA